TACCATTCCCATATTGGGTTCTTGACCTAGGACTTGCAGACTGCGGCCGGACCAGGGCAGCGAAGGAGGCGAAGCAGGGGAGGAATGGTGgcgttgtctggcgtcgtggtggcgtcgacgacggctagaccgggcaaggtacGTGCAGCAGTACAacactgaagatggattggtggcaggtggctgcggcggcctcatacccggcagacgtcctggttgggacctcaggtcttagatgttaggtttggctgcgaggtctgtttgatattaggcccagactatcaacATCCCTACATCAAccggataggagtagcgacagatgttgcctagacggtggctttagtcttactgttgtataactttgtaaggtcttgtgtgaataattaataaagttgTTGCATGCATcatccagatgcagaggccgggggtcctcctccttttctaaaataaaaaaaataagaaTACTTCATCCTCCTCTCCTCTGCTCGCTCGTCTTTTCGGGCACGCTCTCACCAACGCTCAACGCCTTCTTCGGTCGCCGACCAAGTCACTGTTTGGGCTAACATATTTCACTCACTGACAACTGGGCCCCACACACATGCTGCCTAAATCCATCCATCGCGGTCTTTCCGGCTGTCACGTAGGAGATTCCTGTTTCGATACGATTTAAGactagccatagtgggagtaactttagcagtaacatcgagtccaactcagcaaatttgcttatgtggcaatgagttaatgaggagagaggtagtttgggtaacttagctagttactgtaacatcacatgtcccaatgcaatacgagtctataacctaataaatgaggctttgcatgttaccatacttatgttactacccactatgaagatagtaacatagtctagggatatgtgtatgttactaatTTATGTTACTCTTCATTGTGGCTAGTCTAAAAACAAGGGGGAATCCAGGGGACGGTGTATAGACTTTCAGGATTTGAAGGTGAGTATTCGTTTTTATGAGCACTACAACTTTATTTAAAGTTTAAACCAGACTTCATGCTTAAGAGTGACGTCGCGTGACTGAATGGTTTTGTTGTGTGTACCGTGAAGAGCCCTAGCCATAGTAGAGTCGGCCATAGTATGAGTATATCTAGTTTGTAAATGTGAAAAGTTCAGATAGCAGCCCATGTGGGCCAAGCCTTTTCAGTAGCCGCCGCTGCACATGGGACTGGATTCAGTGGATGTTGAATTGGCATCCGGCATCCCTGTATATATATTCAAATAACATCCAGCGCAGTAAGGACACCCGTGTTCCCTTTCGTGTTTGATTTAAGAAGTTCCCGGCGGCCATGGCAACTCGGGTCACCAACCGCGTCGTTCAATCAGAAGAGGCTATAAGGGATAGGAGCCGTCGCCAGGGAGGAAGAGAACGGAGCGAGTAGCCATGGCCGCCAGGAACTTCTTCGTCCGATCCCCCAAGGAGGAGGAATCCAGCGCCGCCATCCGAGGTACCCACCCAGAAGAGAAAAAAGACCCTCTCCCACCCTCTCTTTCAGTTCCACCATCATCCCGGATCCATCTGGAAACCAATGCTGTTAATTTTGTGTTTTCTCCATCTTATGCTTCTATCCTGCGTGCGTTTTCTTCTTGCAGAGGCTGTCCTGTTGGGAGGGAAGAACGCCGCCATTGCTGGCACCGTGGTCGCGGTTCCCACGGTGCGTATCTGTGTGCGGAATTCTAGTGTGCGCACTTGCATATGTCCTGACTTCTGTCAGATTTGATCTTGTGCAGTTCGTTGCCTGCCGCGTCCTTCCTTGGGCTAAGCATAATCTGAACTACACCGCGCAAGCGCTCATCATATCGACAGGTACTACCATGCTACTGAAAACTATCGTCGCCGAGCTAGCATATGAGTACTAGTTCTGACTGTCATGTagctccgccatcttaatttaaAGTGCAAATTTGCAATTACTGCAAGCTCCACACGTTTTTGCCAGATTTATGCGATTATgcatgtttatttgcactggatGATTCGGCCATCCCGATGAGATCAGTATCAGTGTGCTACCGTACATTTGATTGATGATGACAGATTGACAGTCATTTCTTCAAGGATCATGCCTATTGCTTTAGCACTATTGAATTTGAACTTTTGAAGGCCATTTGTAGGTCTAAAGGAAGATTATTCTTGTTTGTCATGCTCATGCAACACACAATTGGCAGTTTACTAAACAATATCCCTATTTATTTGTCAGCCTGTGTCGCCGGCTTCTTCATCACCGCGGATAAAACCATTCTGCGAAACGCAAGGCAAAACACCATCGGGAGGAGGACCTGATCCAGGACTGTACAGAATCGCTGGCCCTCTGTTCCATCCATGATCCATTGATGGTGCTGCATGAGGAGACGTCGAATTTCAGTTTCAGTTTTTCTGTACCTTGCAGTGTAAAGAAGACTAATGAGAGTTGCTGTTTTCTAGGGCAGTGGATCCCGTTTGCTCCCAGTTGAAAGTGGAATAAAAGATGGAATGTTTTCCTTGTGCCCACGTGAagtgttagagcatctccaacagccgcccaACGCGCCGCGCCTTAAAAACTACTTTGCCGCGCACCCACAGCCTGGTTTGGCACGGCGGGCAGCGCTGGCTCCAGCAGCCGCGCTAAAATGCAGCGCGCGCGACACTCGCACAAACAACTTATGCATTTCAAACACATGCAAAAGATCAAACACAAACAAAATAAATCAACAAAATAAATAGTTCAATTTCGTTATTACAACTCAAACAAATAGTTTATCATTCAATAGAACAAATAGTTCAACAATACAACACATAGTTCAAGAATACAACACCAAACGCACAAATCATGATGCTCTTTGTCGCCCATTTCAAGCCCACCACTCCTCAATGAGATCCTCCTGAAGATCATCATGCGCCGCGGGACGTCGGATGGCATGATAGGAGGCAACAAAACGGGCCACCCTTTCAGCCCTCCGTCGCACTCGCACGGGATGTCCCAAGAGCTCATACTAAGAATAGTCTACATCTTGGCCATGCTCattctcgatgatcatgttgtgcatgatcacacaagcgtgCATGATGTACCAAAGCATCTTTTGATCCCAAAATCTAGTCGGTCCTCTCACAATAGCAAATTGAGCTTGCAAAATCCCAAAAGCTCTCTCCACATCTTTTCTAGCCGCCGCCTGAGCATTGTGGAAATCAAGATTTTTCTTACCTTCCGGTTTTTTCAACGGCTTCACAAATGTTTGCCACTTTGGGTAGATCCCATCCGCAAGATAGTAGCCATAGTTGTACGTACGGTCATTTGCTACAAACTGCACCGGTGGCAAATCACCATTTGCAATCTTATTCATCAGTGGTGACCGGTTGACAACGTTGATGTCATTCAAAGATCCAGGCATTCCgaagaaagcatgccaaatccaAGTCTCTTGATCGGCCACCGCTTCAAGGATTATAGTGGAACCTTTTTTGACCGTGAAATTGCCCATGTCATGCCTTTGGACAATTCTTCCAActccaatgcatgcaatctaTTGAGCCAAGCATACCACGGAAGCCGCGAGCTTTGTTCATCTCCAATAGCCTTGCGGCGTCTTCAGCATTGGGAGATCTCAAATACTCCTGGCCAAACACTTGCACAATTTCGACTGCGAAGCGCTTGACACACATGATGGCTTGGCTCTCACCCATAGCCAAGTGATCATCAACTAGATCAGTCGGGATACCGTATGCCAACATACGCAAAGCGGCTGTCACCTTCTGAAAGGTGCTATGCCCGAGGTCTCCGGCGGCATTCCTCCTTTGTTGAAAAAACCGGTCATGGCTCGCTAGTTTCTCTACAATGCGCCCGAACAACTCGGTGCTCATCATAAACCGGCGACGAAAATACGACTCGGGGTATGTGGGATTCTCCGCAAAATAATGTGTGATCAATCTGTTGTGGGTATCGATCCTATCCCTCCAAATTTTCTGCTGGCCCATAACCGAACCACCGATTGCGTGCGAGGGGCAGCGGTGACTAGAGGGGGGCGGAGGAAGCCGCCGCGGCGCGGGGATAGGCCAGGGAAGCGCCGGAACGGTCGCCgggtggcgcgggcggcggcggcgccgcggcTGGATGGGGGGGCCGAGTTGGGAGCGAGCGTGCGAGAGTCCAgcgcgcgggagcgggcgcagcaAATAAGCGTAGCGCGATGGAGTTTCGGCCCGCGCGCTGAACTAGATATGCCGCGCGCTCGGTTTTTGCGCGCCCGCTGGAGCCACTCTACCGGTTGCGCGTGCGCTAAAATAGGCAATTTTGCGGCGCGGCGCTTGTTTAGCGcggcggctgttggagatgctcttaagtATGGTGTGGTGTAGTGTACTATTTGGAATAGGTTTTGATCAAGTGGGCTCTGGATCTGATCCGTCTGTTGATTGGGCTGTGTGTTTGTTCACCTGCACCAACCTTGTTGCCTTCATTACTATATCTCGCATCATGCGAGAGTTTCTTCTGTCTGGCTGAACAGTTTTCCCTTGCGACGTTGTTATTTGGCCAGGCCATTTGCGTTTTTTGTCCGCGCTAGGTGTCGCGATCGAGTTAGCCTGCTGCGCTTCGTTCAtagttttttcttctttttttttgtaTTTATTAGGTTTCTTCGTCTTTTTAGTTTTTCGTTTGATTTTCATCGGTTTCTTTATCGGGTTCCCTTCTTTTCCATTTTATTTGCACCTGTTTCTTCGGTTTTCCTTTTCATAAATTTTTATTTGGTGGTCTTTGTTTTTTTGGTTTTCATTGGTTCTTtcatttttctttgtttcttttacTAATCATTCTACATTTTTCGTATACGTCAAGAGCACTATTCAGTTACATGTTTAACTTTCTCCAAATTTTCAAGTTTAACATTTTTCAGTACACTATCAACATTTTTTTGAATGATAACATTCAATTACAAGTTTATCATTTCTTTGAGTACacggtcaacattttttctatacacattctAAACATGTTTCAGTTGCTTGGTTAAAAAAATTAAATACAAGATCAACATGTTTGAAtgcatggtcaacatttttcgaATGCTTGGTTAACATTTTTAAATGCAAGATTAATATTTTCTACAACGTTTTTTACATTTTCTCTATATGCATTTAACATTGTCCAAATgattgattaacatttttcaaatacaaaattaattttttaatacatgctcaacatttttttatacccatttaacatttttcaaatgcttgattaacattttcaaatacttgttcaacattttttcaaatgcttgattaatattttttaaacACATGACCAATAGAGTTaatcattttttaatacatggtcaacaaaTTTCTATACATATTTATcatttttaaatgcttgattaatacTTTTGAAATACTTGTTTAACATTAACATTTTTAtaatatatggtcaaaattttgctatacacatttaacattttcaaatgcttgatctACATTTTGAAAATAATtatttaacattttttcaaatgcttggatTAACTTTTTAAAATACATTTGTcgtatacatgagaaacatattcTCTATGCACATTTAACATTGTTCAAATGTTTTATGTAAAGTTTTTTATAATATATTTATTTAGAATATTTGAAAGCATAAATGAaatttaataaataaataaaaacaaaaacatgaaaaaaaaacagaaaaaacgtGGGTGTGAGGAAAAACCTAATTGGGCTAGCCCATTCTGGGAACGCAAGACGTCACAAACCGTTGTCTCGCTCTAAGTGAGACATATCACCTCTCCCTTGTTGCTTCTTCTAGAGTCCAGCACCTCGAGCAATTTATACGTATAAAGAACATCCCAACTGGGATAAGGGCACCTCCAACGCTGACGCTTAAACCGCTCGCGTCTGTCTGGACCGAACAGCCCGGCCTTCCTGATGGAGCTGGGTTAGCGATGACGTTCTTCTCCCATGCGCGTTTGGTGGTGGGGCTTTTGCAGGTTGGCGTGATAGTCCTCGGCATTTGCGATGGCGGTGGCGGAGCGAGCCGTGGGGAGCCAACGGAGGTGGATGCTTGGCGGGCAGAGGTGTTGGTTGCCATGGGGCTCCCACATGTGGATCTAGAGTGGTCATGTCTGACGGGGCGATGCTCCTCCACCCGGCAGCGCCGGCTGGCAGCCAGCTGGCGGCATGTGCTGACTTCCCGTGAAGGGGTTGGACTTGGTCCTCATGTCGGAGGTTGGTTGCTCCCCGCGCATGCTCTAGTCCCGCTCTGCCCATGTTGAGACGGTGTTTTGTTGTTTGGTTGGGGTGACGGCCGCGTGTTATGACGGTGGTGACGAGTTCGCCTGAGGACGTCACGGTGGCGaccccggatggtgggctcggttGCTTTTCCGGCAGGCTCcatggtggcggtggtggctGCACCTCTTGGTGATATGAGCGACAAGGGGTGAAGTAGTGGGAGGTTCTAGCTTTCTCCCACAGTGCCCAGATCTGGTGTAAGTGGCCCTCATTGCGGTGATGGTACAAGCGAGTGTTCGAGCGAAAGCTTCGTGCTTGGAGCCGGCGATGGTGGCGCCATGGGTGTCGTTCTCTTCATGAAGACGTTGTCGTGGATCTCGACCTTGTGTTAGGCCTCCGGGTGAAAACCATTGTCTTCTTGCTCAAACTTGGCAATGGCGACGCTACGCGTCGTCACCCTCCTGAGGCGTTGATGTGGAGCCCATGCCTCGTCGATCGAGCCTCGAGGAGGTGTTAGGCTAGTTCTAGGCTTTATGTTTGGATCTTTTGATCTACTTTTGTGACGGCTTCCCAGTCACATTGTATCGTTCGATCGTGTGGTTTGATGTGTTCTTTATATATAAGGCGGGGCAAAAACCTACACGTATAGGGACGTGAATTAACATGGTGTATCGTGTGCTGGTTTTGTTGCATGGATCGTAAGACGATGGGAGCAGTAGGAGAAGGGGGAGTAGCCATCACCACTCCGACCACAACGATGACAGACTGCTCTTTAACAGCAGAGATATAGCAAGCCACAATGTCATTTTATAAAAAAAGTTCAAAGTGTATGGTAgtactcataaacacattagtcatTTGACTATTTTGGCTTTAATCAACGAAAACTAACAAAGAGACACTAGACGCAGTTGAGATGAGAATCTTAAGTAAGATATACAATATCGTTTCTCCATTTCCGTGCGTTACAATCACATGTGTGCGCGCACACATACCGTCATCATTTTACTTTATTCTAGTATCTATCCACTGCTATCCTAATAGTACTACCTTGAGGACCCCTGCAAGTCAAAAAGTCCCTGACTGTATACAAACGGAGCTCATGATACCACGACTCCACGAGTAGTCACTCACCAAATCTACCGATTAGCACTAGAAAGAAGACTGACGAGCACTCCGGCGAGCGTCAGTGTTTTCCACTCGAGAAAGCGACGACGGCTGAATGATGCACGCGAAAGGCAGCAATGGTTGGTAGGTAACCCGAGCCGAGCTCCCGCCGCACCGTCGACGACCAACACGCCACCCGTCTCTCTCCCACCAACCCCTCcccctccgcctccgcctccgcctccaacTCGCCGTCGTCCGTCCACGCCGCGGCTACCGCCAGTGCCCGTGCACCACCCACCCCGACCCAGCGAGGCCTGGCTCGCTCGGTCTCCGCCCCGCACCAGTCGAGTCGCACCAGTCTCCTCACCAACCCAACCAGCGCCGTGTTTCCACCGTCCGCTCCGTGCGTCGCGTGTTGTCGCCGACGCCCGGGCCCGGACCACCACCTGTTGACTgttccacctcctcctcccttccttccttcctgcctcctcccctctcgccatcggccgcccctccccctcctgCTGCCGCGCGCGGGCCAGCGCTCCTATATAAGCCACGCGTTGAGTCTCTTCCCGGCAAGCTCGTCAATCCAATCACCCAGCCAACCACCTCTCCCCTCCCCTGCAAGCTCAGCCCAGATCTCGTCTCCTTCCTTCCTCGAACCAAGCATCACCAATGGCGACCACGGCAGCCGACGCCACGGCCGCGGCGCCCAAGGAGCAGCCCGCCAGCACCGGCGGCGAGCAGGTCACGCGTCACTCCGAGGTCGGCCACAAGAGCCTGCTCCAGAGCGACGCCCTCTACCAGGTAGTACTTAGTTATACTACTGCACAAAAAAAATCGCTTCTTCCGCTCCATCCGTCTCCGGCGAGCCGGCCAGATCTCGCGGTTTCTGATGTGGTTTGGTCTGATTGTTCCTGCGCAGTACATCCTGGAGACGAGCGTGTACCCGCGCGAGCACGAGTGCATGAAGGAGCTCCGCGAGATCACCGCCAACCACCCATGGTACGGAGTTCTTCCTCATCCGTGTTCGTCTCGGCCCGGCCGGATCTGGCGAGACATATTCTGATCTGGATCTCGTCTGTGCGCAGGAACCTGATGACGACGTCGGCGGACGAGGGCCAGTTCCTCAACATGCTGCTCAAGCTCATCGGCGCCAAGAAGACCATGGAGATCGGCGTCTACACCGGCTACTCCCTCCTCGCCACCGCGCTCGCCATCCCTGAAGACGGCACCGTAAGCTCCTAACTTCTCCACTCCAGATCTACCACTCCCAATTTACCAAGAAACTGAAGAAAAATGAAAATGAAACGGAAATGCAGATCTTGGCCATGGACATCAACCGCGAGAACTACGAGCTGGGGCTGCCGTGCATTGAGAAGGCCGGCGTGGCGCACAAGATCGACTTCCGCGAGGGCCCGGCGCTCCCGGTGCTGGACGCGCTGCTGGAGGACGAGGCCAACCACGGCACCTTCGACTTCGTCTTCGTGGACGCCGACAAGGACAACTACCTCAACTACCACGAGCGCCTCATGAAGCTCGTCAAGGTCGGCGGCCTCCTCGGCTACGACAACACCCTCTGGAACGGCTCCGTCGTGCTCCCCGCCGACGCCCCCATGCGCAAGTACATCCGCTACTACCGCGACTTCGTCCTCGACCTCAACAAGGCCCTCGCCGCCGACCAGCGCGTCGAGATCTGCCAGCTCCCCGTCGGCGACGGCATCACCCTCTGCCGCCGCGCCAAGTGAACGGACACGGAGCACCCGTCTCCGCGCTCCGCCGTAGATGCCAAGAACAAGAATTAATTAATTTCCCCCATTTTGTCTTTCTTGCTCGCCTTCCGTACTCTATATCTATCTTCTGCAATTCGTATAAAGATTTCTCCAGACAAATGATCAATAGTATTACTCCTATAAAAAAGGCTTCTTGTTGTTTGCTTGCGACAatggctgccgccgccgcggccgccggcGCAGGTGATGATCCAATTGTGCAAATCGGAGTGTTCCATTTCGTTCTCCTGCGTGTTTGGAGGAAAAACATGTCTAGATGCGGCGCCTTCGTTGAATCTGTTGAATGAATCATGGCAGGGCACAATAAATTTGACCGAATTTTACTCCTTTGGTTGAAGATTTCCATCTTCTGACGGGGATGCACAGGGGTTCGAGGACGGTTCGTCGACGGCGACAGCCTTGTGTTGTTGCGCAGATATTTGCTGACATTTGTTTTTCTACAAGTAGGTGACTGACTGGCATTGCATCTGCATGATGCAGATGCATGTGGTCGTCTACAAGTCGATCGATCGCTGAATGACAAAGGCTTCCACATATGTCAAAGTCTGGAGTAAGGGTAGGTTGGAAGGAGAAGTTTCCTCCAATTGAAGAGTCAAGGTTTGTTCGGTTCTTGGGCTGTCATGTGAGGAGTTTATGACTTGTTTGGCTGAATGGCTGATGTTACATCACATGGTCACCTAAACTATTGCTTTGATTTCGCTTAAAATAAGTTCAGATCTAACAACatgtagtagtacagtacatgttATGGTACGTGTGCTTGGATTGAAGTGTACTGAGCCATAGTGTTCTTTAACATGGAGTAGTATACTACTGGACTGGAAAAGGGTGTTGGTGAAACCCATTATTTTAGGCTCCCGTACGATAATCCCATTCTCTGAGATCAACTTGTGCCTATTTACAATTTGCTTCACTAACTTTTAGTTAACACACTcagatgtactccctccgtcccatagtATAAAAGCGCTTTTATACTAcgctagtgtcaaaaacgctcttatattatgtgACAGAGGGAGTAACAACAAATACATACTCCCTTATATCACTCCGTCTGAAAATACTTGTCAGAGAAATATCATCAATGTATAGGCGCTACAGTGTCCAACGGATGGAGTACTGTATTTCCGACCAGTATAAAGCGTCCTTTGCTCCTAGGCTGGTCTGAGGTAGATCCATTAATGCTTTGAGCTGAAAAAGTCGAGGTTTGTTCGGTTGTTGAGCTGTTCACGTGAAGAGTTGAGACTTGCTGGCTGCTGTCATATCACTTGGTTACCTCGATTATTGCTTTGACTTTAGTTAACACGATCAGATGCAGCATCAGGTACCATGGTATCATGTGATATCTTTCCCCTGTGATACCATGTTTTACATAATACCATGTCACAAAATTCAAATCTACATGTTacaaaaattctgattttttttatgAATGTTCACAAGACATATGTCTACTATCCCTAAAAAAAAAtcagattcaaattcaaaatacaCATTGAGAAATGAAAAGACAAATCCAGCATGAATACTGTCACAAAGAGACAAATGCAAACATGACACTGTTCACCTGTGGATTTGTTATTTCGATTTTCAATCTGAATTTTTTAGGGATTGTAGACATAGGTCTTGTGAACATTCACAAtgttttcagatttttttgacaCGTCGTAATTTAAGTTTTGAAACATGATACCATGCATGTAACGTTTGGTATCATGTGATATCTTCCCCGTGTACCTGTGTATTGAAGTGTACTGAACAAGTGTTTTTTCTTTCAAAGGAACAAGAGTGTTCTTCAACATGTACTAATGGACAAGAGTTGTCAGGAACTTGTCTGAAATATCTGAAGATTGTTTGACACTTCTATTGTTGCCGCGTCTTCGATGAGGTGGTTGGCATGCATGTCGCATCCGGACGGCTCTGCAAGCAAGATACAGGTTCGCTCAACTGTTCTTGCTCTCAGCCATTGATCAAGGATCGGACATCTCTCAGACTGTCGTGCATCGCTGTTCAACTTCCGACTAAGACTTCTTCCTTTTCTGTTTGCTTTTCACCTGCTCCCTAAGTGTATTGGCCATAAAGCCCCATTTCTCTTTCATTCGGGATCATGTCTTGTAACTGGGTTGTAACCCTGGCTGGTAGAGGCGATCTACAGTACTCCACTTTCCCCTTTTGATAAGATAAACCCTGGCAAATTGAGCTGAATTGCTCTGAATCTTCAAATTCCTTGCTCTAAgttcagttttttttttttttttttttttttttttttttttttttgcaaatgtGCTCTAAGTTCTGTTAGATGAAGTGAGTTCCTGGCCCCGTTTGCTACTCTCGAGTCAAACATACTGGATGTGCTATCCCACGCTAGTGCCGGCGTGAAAGCAAATCAACCCATGAAACTCTATTCCTGCAGCTATGGCAGTTTAGTCAGCTACCGCGCTTTGGTTGGGTTCGTGTCCCTGTCTCACATGTTTGTTGGTGTATGGTTGGTGAGACGTTTCCATCTGGGAAAATTTCAATGAATAAAAAACAGTAAAAAGACCCAATAGGAAACACTCAGATCTCTGTTCCCCGTCTTCCAGCATGCACATCTCGGCCAAGGAACTTAAATATTGCCAACCTGATCTCACAAGTAACCGAAAATTAATTGTAGTGCAAGTCCGTAACTGTACAACGTCCACCTTCTTGAACAGTCCAGACGTACTAGTTTTGTAGAGTATATTTAGGGCAACGCCGACCGTCAGAATGGACACAATATTCCTTCATAGACACGGATAAGAGAGTCATTCATCCAACCGCATCCTCTAAAAGTTCGTCTAGTTCTGGCCTCCTTTATTTCAAATGCATAGGAATATGAGCAAATTAAATTGTGGTATTCATAGC
This sequence is a window from Aegilops tauschii subsp. strangulata cultivar AL8/78 chromosome 7, Aet v6.0, whole genome shotgun sequence. Protein-coding genes within it:
- the LOC109746746 gene encoding early nodulin-93, translated to MAARNFFVRSPKEEESSAAIREAVLLGGKNAAIAGTVVAVPTFVACRVLPWAKHNLNYTAQALIISTACVAGFFITADKTILRNARQNTIGRRT
- the LOC109746743 gene encoding caffeoyl-CoA O-methyltransferase 1, whose amino-acid sequence is MATTAADATAAAPKEQPASTGGEQVTRHSEVGHKSLLQSDALYQYILETSVYPREHECMKELREITANHPWNLMTTSADEGQFLNMLLKLIGAKKTMEIGVYTGYSLLATALAIPEDGTILAMDINRENYELGLPCIEKAGVAHKIDFREGPALPVLDALLEDEANHGTFDFVFVDADKDNYLNYHERLMKLVKVGGLLGYDNTLWNGSVVLPADAPMRKYIRYYRDFVLDLNKALAADQRVEICQLPVGDGITLCRRAK